A stretch of the Gossypium hirsutum isolate 1008001.06 chromosome D07, Gossypium_hirsutum_v2.1, whole genome shotgun sequence genome encodes the following:
- the LOC107954686 gene encoding protein WHAT'S THIS FACTOR 1 homolog, chloroplastic — MIIPGILFKSQTSFSSISNLKLNFKSFLNPKFTLQFNPISSLKVVWRKDWTLDKAIENDKRYKLCARVVKQVLKEPGQAIPLRYLDKRRKRLRLNVGVKTFINNNPGLFDTYYDRIRPKSNLVPFLRPSNRLRNFLEEEKRIYDENEELVVSKLCKLLMMSRYKVISVDKLVHVKREFGLPNDFLVNLVPKYSNYFRLTGSPGEGQSFLELVEWHPEFAKSVIEQRAEEESQLTGIRVRPNFNYKLPPGFSLRKEMREWVRDWLELDYISPYEDVSHLDQASREMEKRMVAVLHELLSLSLLKRVPVPILGKFTNDYRFSNAFSSAFTRHSGIFYMSLKGGIKTAVLREAYKGDELIDKDPLLGIKDKFVELLEEGWRERAEMLRVEREQVKKDMEMMAAKNGELSEQSCEEAEL, encoded by the coding sequence ATGATTATTCCAGGTATTCTCTTCAAATCCCAAACCAGTTTTTCTTCCATTTCCAACCTTAAGCTTAACTTCAAATCTTTCTTAAACCCTAAGTTCACCCTCCAATTTAACCCCATTTCAAGCCTCAAAGTTGTTTGGAGAAAAGATTGGACATTAGATAAAGCCATTGAAAACGATAAACGATACAAGCTCTGTGCCCGGGTCGTCAAGCAAGTCCTAAAGGAACCGGGTCAAGCCATCCCACTCCGCTACTTAGACAAAAGGCGGAAGAGGTTACGCCTTAATGTCGGAGTTAAAACCTTCATTAACAATAACCCGGGTCTTTTCGATACATACTATGATCGGATTAGACCAAAATCCAATCTTGTCCCGTTTTTGCGGCCTAGTAACAGGCTGAGGAATTTCCTAGAAGAAGAAAAACGGATTTATGATGAAAATGAGGAGTTGGTTGTTTCTAAGCTTTGTAAGTTGTTGATGATGTCTAGATATAAGGTGATTAGTGTGGATAAATTGGTTCATGTGAAGAGGGAATTTGGTTTGCCAAATGATTTTTTGGTTAACTTAGTGCCCAAGTATTCGAATTACTTTAGGTTAACAGGGTCCCCTGGAGAGGGGCAATCGTTTCTGGAATTGGTTGAGTGGCATCCTGAGTTCGCTAAATCTGTTATCGAGCAAAGAGCAGAAGAGGAATCCCAGTTAACAGGGATTCGAGTTAGGCCAAATTTTAACTATAAGTTACCACCGGGGTTTTCTCTTAGGAAAGAAATGAGAGAATGGGTTAGGGATTGGTTGGAGTTAGATTATATTTCTCCATATGAGGATGTGTCACATTTGGACCAAGCCTCACGAGAAATGGAGAAGAGGATGGTGGCAGTTTTGCATGAGCTGCTTTCCCTGTCATTGTTGAAGCGGGTTCCTGTGCCGATATTGGGGAAGTTTACCAATGACTACAGGTTTTCGAATGCTTTTTCGAGTGCATTCACGAGGCATTCAGGGATATTCTATATGTCACTGAAAGGTGGGATCAAGACTGCAGTGCTGAGAGAGGCATATAAGGGTGATGAGTTGATTGATAAAGATCCGTTACTTGGGATAAAGGATAAGTTTGTTGAGTTGCTGGAGGAAGGATGGAGGGAGAGAGCCGAGATGTTGAGGGTGGAAAGAGAACAAGTTAAGAAGGATATGGAAATGATGGCAGCAAAGAATGGGGAATTGAGTGAACAAAGTTGTGAAGAGGCAGAGCTCTGA